In the genome of Chryseobacterium oryzae, one region contains:
- a CDS encoding phosphatidate cytidylyltransferase has product MDKNLIQRTLSGLVYVAVIFLCTTPFGAQLLDLVSPGLIKQQYLFYGLISFFMLVGTWECIKIMQFGKGYEKWIVFPVVLFIFYTFSKRFFHHDFYFDFRLYEILALSLIVIAVVTLFKFSSELYYDSGKLIFTVIYVGLPFSLALGLPKFSSFDNTFTLEVFFLFLLIWSSDTFAYLVGKFFGKHKMAPKISPKKTWEGYAGGVVLTLVLSYFVEHYQPQLHGNWMVVGFLIAAFAPLGDLVESQLKRNFGVKDSGNIIPGHGGVLDRLDSFIICVPVVYLYFILEKFI; this is encoded by the coding sequence TTGGACAAGAATCTTATTCAGAGAACACTTTCAGGACTGGTTTATGTAGCGGTAATTTTTCTTTGTACAACTCCTTTTGGAGCACAGCTTCTGGATTTGGTTTCGCCGGGACTTATTAAGCAGCAATATCTGTTTTATGGTTTAATCAGTTTTTTTATGCTGGTCGGAACTTGGGAGTGTATCAAAATTATGCAGTTTGGAAAGGGATACGAAAAATGGATAGTTTTCCCCGTTGTATTATTTATCTTTTACACATTTTCCAAAAGGTTTTTTCATCACGACTTTTATTTCGATTTCAGGCTTTACGAAATTCTAGCGTTATCATTAATCGTGATAGCGGTAGTAACATTATTTAAATTTTCCAGTGAACTGTATTACGATAGCGGAAAGCTTATTTTTACCGTTATATATGTTGGGTTACCCTTTTCATTAGCTTTAGGTCTGCCTAAATTCTCAAGTTTTGATAATACTTTTACTTTGGAGGTATTCTTTCTTTTTCTTTTGATTTGGAGCAGTGATACCTTTGCGTATTTGGTAGGGAAATTTTTCGGAAAGCATAAAATGGCTCCAAAGATTTCACCAAAGAAAACCTGGGAAGGCTATGCTGGAGGAGTCGTTTTAACACTTGTTCTTTCTTATTTTGTAGAGCATTACCAACCACAGCTTCATGGAAACTGGATGGTAGTAGGTTTTCTGATTGCAGCATTTGCACCATTGGGAGATTTGGTAGAGAGCCAGCTGAAGAGAAATTTCGGGGTGAAAGACAGCGGAAATATCATTCCGGGACATGGAGGAGTATTGGATAGGCTGGATAGCTTCATCATTTGTGTGCCTGTAGTATATTTGTACTTTATTTTAGAAAAGTTTATTTAA
- a CDS encoding LUD domain-containing protein encodes MSFFKRIVSKLTNQPEDDEKQSLEKLGDSLKNADLDYKFAQLFTHSGGFFNYCADEAEALQTLNQIIKIEGVNSLFCCDKDLQGFLNVLKVDHNPELQSYNDAAFITCEYLIAYDGRIMLSHNNILHYHSSRLPGKIIIMANVSQIVNNLNDAMGKIKRTGNIKNLTSISGGHSKLDAAANNNTKLFLLLLED; translated from the coding sequence TTGAGTTTTTTTAAAAGAATTGTAAGCAAACTTACCAATCAGCCCGAGGATGACGAAAAACAAAGTCTGGAAAAACTTGGAGATTCGCTGAAAAATGCAGATCTCGATTACAAGTTTGCCCAGTTGTTTACGCATTCCGGTGGGTTTTTCAACTATTGTGCAGATGAAGCTGAAGCTTTGCAGACGCTTAACCAGATCATTAAAATTGAAGGAGTAAACTCTTTGTTCTGTTGTGATAAGGATCTTCAGGGATTTTTGAATGTCTTAAAGGTAGATCATAATCCGGAACTTCAGTCTTACAACGATGCGGCATTTATTACTTGTGAGTATTTAATTGCCTATGACGGAAGAATTATGCTGTCTCACAATAATATTCTTCATTATCATTCATCAAGGCTTCCCGGTAAAATAATTATTATGGCAAATGTATCGCAGATTGTAAATAATCTGAATGATGCTATGGGGAAAATAAAAAGAACGGGAAACATCAAAAATCTTACATCAATCAGCGGAGGTCATTCTAAACTGGATGCGGCTGCCAATAATAATACAAAGCTTTTTTTACTTCTTTTGGAGGACTAA
- the ftsH gene encoding ATP-dependent zinc metalloprotease FtsH yields MNNKGFNWFFPIMIIALLGFVVANSLGDSGAKSMDEDTFFKTMQTGKIQKVLIDKQAQKAEVYLTKDAKVESVKAQDKTPNPFSSLGMSPKADFSVKYGDLQLFLAKFETLKAENPAIKTTKDYAEGESPLVGFLIQALVWIAILGLFYFILFRKMGSGGGPGGQIFSIGKSKAKLFDEKERIQVTFKDVAGLEGAKEEVQEVVDFLKNSEKYTKLGGKIPKGVLLVGPPGTGKTLLAKAVAGEAKVPFFSLSGSDFVEMFVGVGASRVRDLFAQAKAKSPAIIFIDEIDAIGRARGKNNFSGGNDERENTLNQLLTEMDGFGTDTNVIVMAATNRADILDKALMRAGRFDRSIYVDLPELHERRQIFDVHLNKIKLDENVDREFLAKQTPGFSGADIANVCNEAALIAARNNHEVVTKQDFLDAVDRIIGGLEKKNKAIKPSEKRRVAYHEAGHATISWLVEHASPLLKVTIVPRGRSLGAAWYLPEERQLTTTEQLLDEMCATLGGRAAEQVIFNNISTGALSDLETVTKRAQAMVTIYGLSPNIGNISYYDSSGQSEYNFGKPYSEETATKIDAEIKSIIENQYVRAVQILTDNKDKLDALAGKLLEKEVIFREDLEEIFGKRAWDPELTEKPVTNTIPENGQEPKDDEGKISEGEIQAPESSAQI; encoded by the coding sequence ATGAATAATAAAGGATTTAACTGGTTTTTCCCAATCATGATTATAGCACTTTTGGGGTTTGTTGTAGCCAATTCACTTGGCGACAGCGGAGCAAAGTCTATGGATGAAGATACTTTTTTCAAGACCATGCAGACAGGGAAAATTCAGAAAGTTTTAATAGATAAACAGGCACAGAAAGCAGAAGTATATTTAACAAAAGATGCTAAAGTAGAGTCTGTTAAAGCTCAGGATAAAACACCTAATCCGTTTTCATCACTCGGGATGTCTCCAAAAGCAGACTTTTCTGTGAAATATGGAGATCTTCAGCTTTTCTTAGCAAAATTCGAAACCCTAAAGGCAGAAAATCCAGCGATTAAAACCACAAAAGATTATGCTGAAGGCGAAAGTCCACTTGTTGGCTTCTTAATTCAGGCTTTGGTATGGATTGCTATTCTAGGGCTTTTCTATTTTATTCTTTTCAGAAAAATGGGAAGCGGAGGCGGTCCTGGAGGTCAGATTTTCTCTATTGGTAAGTCTAAAGCTAAACTTTTCGACGAAAAAGAAAGAATTCAAGTAACATTCAAAGATGTAGCAGGACTAGAAGGGGCTAAAGAAGAGGTTCAGGAAGTGGTAGATTTCTTGAAAAACTCAGAAAAATATACAAAACTGGGAGGTAAAATTCCTAAAGGTGTTCTTTTGGTAGGGCCTCCGGGAACTGGTAAAACTTTACTTGCCAAAGCTGTTGCAGGGGAAGCAAAAGTTCCTTTCTTCTCTCTTTCGGGTTCAGATTTTGTGGAAATGTTCGTTGGAGTAGGAGCTTCAAGAGTAAGAGATCTTTTTGCTCAGGCAAAAGCAAAATCTCCCGCAATTATTTTCATTGATGAGATCGATGCGATTGGTAGAGCAAGAGGTAAAAATAATTTCTCTGGTGGTAACGATGAAAGAGAAAATACCCTTAACCAGCTTTTAACAGAGATGGATGGTTTTGGAACAGATACTAATGTAATCGTAATGGCGGCAACAAACAGAGCCGATATTTTAGATAAAGCATTAATGAGAGCTGGTCGTTTTGACCGTTCAATTTATGTGGATCTTCCGGAACTGCATGAAAGAAGACAGATTTTTGATGTTCACCTGAACAAAATTAAACTGGATGAAAATGTAGACAGAGAATTTTTGGCAAAACAAACTCCTGGTTTCAGTGGTGCAGATATTGCCAATGTATGTAATGAAGCTGCACTTATTGCAGCAAGAAATAATCATGAAGTTGTAACTAAACAGGATTTCTTGGATGCAGTAGACAGAATTATTGGTGGTCTTGAGAAGAAAAATAAAGCTATAAAACCATCTGAAAAGCGAAGAGTAGCATATCATGAAGCAGGTCACGCAACTATTTCCTGGCTTGTAGAGCACGCTTCACCACTTTTGAAGGTTACTATTGTTCCGAGAGGGCGTTCTTTAGGTGCAGCTTGGTATCTTCCGGAAGAAAGACAGCTTACCACTACAGAGCAATTGTTAGATGAAATGTGTGCAACGTTAGGCGGAAGAGCCGCAGAGCAGGTAATTTTCAATAATATTTCTACGGGAGCACTTTCAGATCTAGAAACTGTTACCAAAAGAGCTCAGGCGATGGTTACCATTTATGGGTTAAGTCCTAATATCGGTAATATTTCTTACTACGACAGTTCAGGCCAGTCAGAATATAATTTTGGTAAACCATATTCGGAAGAAACGGCTACTAAAATTGATGCTGAAATTAAATCAATTATCGAAAATCAATATGTAAGAGCTGTTCAGATTCTTACGGATAATAAAGATAAACTAGATGCTTTAGCAGGAAAATTATTAGAAAAAGAAGTTATTTTCCGTGAAGATTTAGAAGAAATTTTTGGTAAAAGAGCTTGGGATCCGGAATTAACCGAAAAACCGGTGACCAATACCATTCCTGAAAACGGTCAGGAGCCTAAAGATGATGAGGGAAAGATTTCTGAAGGAGAAATTCAGGCACCAGAAAGTTCTGCACAGATCTAA
- the rsfS gene encoding ribosome silencing factor — MNKTAEKQALIDKIIEAIQDVKGEDIMIFDLSNIENSVAETFIICSGNSNTQVSALAGSVEKKVRNELHDRPWHVEGTENSMWVLVDYVSVVVHIFQKQTREYYDIEELWGDAKITRIENTI; from the coding sequence ATGAATAAAACGGCAGAAAAGCAAGCACTAATAGATAAAATTATAGAGGCTATCCAGGATGTGAAAGGTGAAGATATCATGATTTTTGATCTTTCCAACATCGAAAATTCAGTTGCAGAAACATTTATCATTTGCAGCGGTAACTCCAATACACAGGTTTCGGCTTTAGCAGGAAGTGTTGAGAAGAAAGTGAGAAACGAACTTCACGACAGACCTTGGCATGTAGAAGGTACAGAAAACTCTATGTGGGTTTTGGTAGATTATGTTTCGGTAGTAGTACATATTTTTCAGAAGCAAACCAGAGAATATTATGATATTGAAGAACTTTGGGGTGATGCTAAAATCACAAGAATTGAAAATACAATATAA
- a CDS encoding biotin--[acetyl-CoA-carboxylase] ligase: MNDLFYVNECSSTNDEITHFLLYNSSDFTGLYTFSQTNGRGQYGNRWIFTSEKNLAYTLAVRSSVFHYSDFLFNYYTAICTRQYIANLTHHKVEIKWPNDIILNRKKIAGILIEKKNIHSQPYFIIGIGINILQETFDEISNAGSILTQTGERFNLKSFAENFHQFLIEKLENIPSEGDILNQLNSSLFRKNIISVFELNNTRQNGIIRNADENGKIWIDLESGLQSFSLKEIKLLY, encoded by the coding sequence ATGAACGACCTTTTTTATGTAAATGAGTGTTCTTCTACTAATGACGAAATAACCCATTTTTTACTTTATAATTCTTCAGATTTTACAGGTCTCTATACATTTTCCCAAACAAACGGAAGAGGACAATATGGAAATCGATGGATTTTTACATCAGAAAAAAATCTGGCGTACACATTAGCGGTACGAAGTTCGGTCTTTCATTATTCCGATTTTTTGTTCAATTATTATACCGCAATCTGTACCCGACAATATATTGCCAATCTGACACATCACAAGGTAGAGATTAAATGGCCAAACGATATTATTTTAAACAGAAAAAAAATTGCCGGAATTTTAATTGAGAAAAAAAACATTCACAGCCAACCTTATTTTATTATCGGTATAGGAATCAATATTTTACAGGAAACCTTTGATGAAATATCTAATGCAGGATCTATTTTAACCCAGACTGGAGAGAGGTTCAATTTAAAATCTTTTGCTGAAAATTTTCATCAATTTTTGATAGAAAAACTTGAAAATATTCCTTCGGAAGGAGATATTTTGAATCAGCTGAATTCCAGTTTGTTCCGAAAAAACATCATTTCTGTTTTTGAACTGAACAACACAAGACAAAATGGCATTATACGCAACGCTGATGAAAATGGAAAAATATGGATTGATCTTGAATCCGGATTACAGTCTTTTTCTTTAAAAGAAATAAAACTTCTTTACTGA
- a CDS encoding LptF/LptG family permease: MLKIVDGYIVKKYLGTFGFMLVLLSIVVLVIDVQQKIPRIENATALDPKLTVSYFLVHFYPYWIVNLVVTFLSILVFISVIYFTSRMANNTEIVAIISSGASFHRFARPYLLTSLFIALISLVVNHFVLPWANIKKNELEAYTYNTANKEKILGTAPVSAQLSKNEFIFINSWNKREKRGYGFLYQKFDKNRKLTYELKSSDVLWNKDKKSFILNSYLEKTINKDDSEVLGQGFELKKNFGQDPQELFPNELLGQNKTTPELMKFIERERSKGNSNLNSHLNEFHQRTSMPVSIIILTFLALSLSSQKKRGGLGINLAIGISLAFIFVFSFEALKVVSENKSIPPALAMWIPNIIFFPVTLFLYLKRANQ; encoded by the coding sequence ATGCTTAAAATTGTAGACGGATATATCGTAAAGAAATACCTCGGAACTTTCGGGTTTATGTTGGTATTGCTTTCTATTGTGGTATTGGTTATAGATGTTCAGCAGAAAATCCCACGTATAGAAAATGCAACAGCGTTGGATCCTAAACTTACGGTAAGCTATTTTTTGGTTCATTTTTATCCCTATTGGATTGTTAATCTTGTTGTTACGTTCCTTTCCATTCTTGTTTTTATTTCGGTAATTTATTTTACCTCAAGAATGGCAAATAATACGGAGATTGTTGCTATTATAAGCAGTGGTGCAAGTTTTCACAGATTCGCCAGACCTTATTTGCTAACGTCTTTATTTATAGCTCTTATTTCTTTGGTGGTAAATCATTTTGTTTTGCCTTGGGCAAATATTAAGAAAAACGAGTTAGAAGCCTATACTTATAATACCGCCAACAAAGAAAAAATCCTTGGAACGGCACCCGTTTCTGCACAGCTCAGCAAAAATGAGTTTATATTTATTAATTCGTGGAATAAAAGAGAAAAAAGAGGTTATGGTTTTCTCTATCAGAAATTTGATAAAAACCGAAAACTTACTTACGAACTGAAGTCATCTGATGTTTTGTGGAATAAAGATAAAAAAAGTTTTATTCTGAACAGTTACCTCGAGAAAACGATTAATAAAGATGATTCTGAAGTACTTGGGCAGGGTTTTGAGCTGAAGAAAAATTTTGGTCAGGATCCGCAGGAATTGTTTCCTAATGAATTGTTGGGGCAAAATAAAACAACACCTGAACTGATGAAGTTTATTGAAAGAGAGCGTTCTAAAGGAAACAGCAATCTTAATTCTCACCTAAACGAGTTTCATCAGCGTACTTCGATGCCTGTATCTATTATTATTCTTACATTTTTGGCACTCTCACTTTCTTCTCAGAAGAAAAGAGGAGGACTTGGGATAAATCTTGCTATCGGGATTTCTCTTGCATTCATCTTTGTGTTTTCATTTGAGGCACTCAAAGTGGTATCGGAAAATAAAAGCATTCCACCTGCATTGGCAATGTGGATTCCGAATATTATTTTCTTCCCGGTTACTTTATTTTTATATTTGAAGCGAGCCAATCAGTAA
- the tgt gene encoding tRNA guanosine(34) transglycosylase Tgt has translation MNFFNIEKTSEGKARAGVLSTDHGSIQTPIFMPVGTVASVKTVHQREIKDDVKAQIILGNTYHLYLRPGMEVMQEAGGLHKFMNWDLPILTDSGGFQVFSLSGSRKMSEEGVKFKSHIDGSYHLFTPEKSMEIQRQIGADIFMAFDECVAYPCDYNQVKLSMEMTHRWLKRCIDWNEKNPELYGHKQRFFPIVQGSTFSDLRKISAEVIAEAGAEGNAIGGLSVGEPEEEMYRITDEVTDILPKEKPRYLMGVGTPWNILESIGLGIDMMDCVMPTRNARNAMLFTWQGVMNMKNEKWKKDFSPLDEFGTSFVDQEYSKAYVRHLFVSKEYLAKQIASIHNLAFYLDLVKVAREHILAGDFYQWKDSVVPVLRQRL, from the coding sequence ATGAATTTTTTTAATATAGAGAAAACCTCAGAAGGAAAAGCGAGAGCGGGAGTTTTATCTACCGATCACGGAAGTATTCAAACGCCTATTTTTATGCCTGTTGGTACTGTTGCGAGTGTAAAAACGGTTCATCAGAGAGAAATAAAGGATGATGTAAAGGCGCAGATTATTTTAGGAAATACCTATCATCTCTACCTTCGTCCAGGAATGGAAGTAATGCAGGAAGCGGGAGGTTTACATAAATTTATGAACTGGGATCTTCCTATTCTTACCGATTCAGGAGGTTTTCAGGTGTTTTCACTTTCTGGAAGTAGAAAAATGTCTGAAGAAGGGGTTAAATTCAAGTCGCATATAGACGGAAGTTATCATTTATTCACGCCAGAAAAATCAATGGAAATCCAAAGACAGATTGGAGCCGATATTTTTATGGCATTCGATGAGTGTGTTGCATATCCGTGCGATTACAACCAAGTGAAACTTTCTATGGAAATGACGCACCGTTGGTTGAAGAGATGCATAGACTGGAATGAGAAAAATCCTGAACTTTATGGTCATAAACAAAGATTTTTTCCAATTGTACAAGGTTCCACATTTTCAGATTTAAGAAAAATTTCTGCTGAAGTAATTGCCGAAGCAGGAGCAGAAGGAAATGCAATTGGAGGACTTTCTGTGGGAGAACCAGAAGAAGAAATGTACAGAATTACCGATGAGGTTACCGATATTTTACCAAAAGAGAAACCTAGATATTTAATGGGAGTAGGAACTCCTTGGAATATTCTGGAATCTATTGGTTTGGGAATTGATATGATGGATTGTGTAATGCCTACCAGAAATGCAAGAAATGCAATGCTGTTTACTTGGCAAGGTGTTATGAACATGAAAAACGAAAAATGGAAGAAAGATTTTTCTCCGTTGGATGAGTTTGGGACAAGCTTTGTAGATCAGGAATATTCTAAGGCATACGTAAGGCATTTATTTGTATCTAAAGAATATCTTGCAAAGCAGATTGCATCAATTCACAACCTTGCTTTTTATTTGGATTTGGTAAAAGTTGCAAGAGAGCATATTTTGGCGGGAGATTTTTATCAGTGGAAAGATTCTGTAGTACCTGTACTCAGACAAAGGCTTTAG
- a CDS encoding DUF4296 domain-containing protein, producing the protein MKKFIGFFIFLFVLSCTEYVDKPKNLVSKSTMAEIIAEMAINDQIMFLYPGKSLESETRFILKSHNIKTADFVESYKYYVIKQEMRGIVEDAQEILKDKDPKAAEKIEKESEQIINKELPTLERR; encoded by the coding sequence ATGAAGAAGTTTATAGGTTTTTTTATCTTTTTGTTTGTTTTATCCTGCACGGAATATGTTGATAAGCCTAAAAATCTTGTCAGTAAAAGTACAATGGCAGAAATTATTGCTGAAATGGCAATCAACGATCAAATTATGTTTTTGTATCCGGGGAAAAGTTTGGAAAGCGAAACCCGTTTTATTCTGAAATCCCATAACATTAAAACTGCAGATTTTGTCGAAAGCTACAAATATTACGTTATTAAACAGGAAATGAGAGGTATTGTAGAAGATGCCCAGGAAATTCTTAAGGATAAAGATCCAAAAGCTGCAGAGAAAATTGAAAAAGAATCTGAACAGATTATTAATAAAGAGCTGCCTACTTTAGAACGTAGGTAA
- a CDS encoding polyprenol monophosphomannose synthase translates to MKKLVIIPTYNEKENIESIISAVFALEDDFHILVVDDTSPDGTADLVRALQKDFPHYLHLSVRKVKDGLGKAYIHGFTWAIENQFDYIFEMDADFSHDPKDLPRLFEACKNADMAVGSRYSKGVNVVNWPMGRVLLSYFASKYVRFILGLPIHDTTAGFVCFSRKVLEEIGLNNVRLKGYGFQIEMKFRAFKKGFKIVEVPIIFTNRILGESKMNGGIIHEAVFGVLNLKWKSLINRL, encoded by the coding sequence ATGAAAAAACTTGTCATAATTCCAACTTACAACGAAAAGGAAAATATAGAATCTATAATTTCTGCAGTTTTTGCATTGGAAGATGATTTTCATATTTTGGTGGTAGACGATACTTCTCCCGACGGAACCGCAGATTTGGTGAGAGCTTTGCAGAAAGATTTTCCGCATTATCTTCATTTGTCTGTAAGAAAAGTAAAAGATGGTTTGGGCAAGGCTTATATTCATGGTTTTACATGGGCTATAGAAAATCAGTTCGATTATATTTTTGAGATGGACGCCGATTTTTCTCATGATCCTAAAGATCTTCCAAGACTTTTTGAAGCTTGTAAAAATGCAGACATGGCAGTGGGTTCTAGGTATTCTAAAGGAGTAAATGTGGTTAACTGGCCTATGGGAAGAGTACTGCTTTCATATTTTGCTTCAAAATATGTGAGATTTATTTTAGGATTGCCCATACACGACACGACTGCAGGATTTGTATGTTTTTCAAGAAAAGTACTTGAAGAAATAGGGCTGAATAATGTTAGGTTGAAAGGATATGGGTTTCAAATTGAAATGAAATTCAGAGCTTTCAAAAAAGGGTTTAAAATTGTTGAAGTTCCCATTATCTTTACCAACAGAATTTTGGGCGAAAGTAAAATGAACGGAGGTATCATCCACGAAGCTGTATTTGGAGTCTTAAATTTAAAATGGAAATCTTTAATCAACAGATTGTAA
- a CDS encoding DUF4271 domain-containing protein, with protein sequence MPSTQNFVNQVRIPENNDWVVLIIVVCLFLYIFMMNVVEREANLKDFLLQKYYDASNNFPSWIITSVITVSCFSVLVSQYIPFVPKYVAEIQPFGYQLNKIGYTLIVVSLFYLVRSCLGYLLYQSIGDGKKWSIFYFTATKFYFIFSILMIILCVAHYYFPIDRNRAFVYYLCFFGFVFIFKLFFYLFHRNNILPQKWYYKFLYICTLQMAPILMLWKLLFI encoded by the coding sequence TTGCCATCAACCCAGAATTTTGTAAACCAAGTAAGAATACCCGAAAATAACGATTGGGTTGTTCTTATTATAGTTGTGTGCCTGTTTCTTTATATTTTTATGATGAATGTGGTAGAACGTGAAGCGAATTTAAAAGATTTTCTGCTTCAGAAATATTACGATGCAAGCAACAATTTCCCGAGTTGGATTATCACATCGGTAATAACAGTATCTTGCTTTAGTGTATTGGTTTCACAGTACATTCCTTTTGTTCCGAAATACGTTGCAGAAATTCAGCCTTTTGGTTATCAGCTTAATAAAATAGGATATACTTTAATTGTAGTTTCTTTATTCTATCTAGTTAGATCCTGTTTAGGTTATTTACTTTATCAGTCTATAGGCGATGGCAAAAAATGGAGTATTTTCTATTTTACAGCGACCAAGTTTTACTTCATTTTTTCTATCTTGATGATAATTCTCTGTGTTGCACATTATTATTTCCCTATCGACAGAAATAGAGCATTTGTTTACTATCTCTGTTTCTTTGGTTTCGTATTCATTTTCAAACTGTTTTTCTATTTGTTTCACAGAAACAACATATTACCTCAAAAATGGTATTATAAATTTTTGTATATTTGCACGCTCCAAATGGCACCAATTCTGATGCTATGGAAGTTATTATTTATTTAA
- a CDS encoding uroporphyrinogen-III synthase: protein MRIKSILVSQPAPSESSPYMEIAKKEKIKIDFRPFIHVEGVDNKELRTQKIDLTQYTGIIFTSKNAIDHYFRLAEELRFAVPDTMRYICQSEAIANYLQKHIVYRKRKISFGEKNFSDLLPLFKKFPAEKYLLPSSDVLSPDIVKTMEASNVEWTRAIMYRTVCSDLTDINIKEYDMLIFFSPQGIKSLQQNFPDFKQEDTKIGVFGPTTSAAAEEAGLKVDLMAPTKETPSMTMALEKYIKALHK, encoded by the coding sequence ATGAGAATAAAATCAATATTGGTTTCTCAACCAGCGCCGAGTGAGTCTTCTCCATATATGGAAATTGCGAAGAAGGAAAAAATAAAGATTGACTTCCGCCCGTTTATCCACGTAGAAGGTGTAGACAATAAAGAACTCAGAACACAAAAAATAGATCTTACGCAGTATACCGGTATTATTTTTACCAGTAAAAATGCGATAGACCATTACTTTAGACTTGCTGAAGAATTACGCTTTGCAGTTCCCGATACGATGCGGTATATCTGCCAATCGGAAGCCATTGCCAATTATCTTCAAAAGCATATTGTATACAGAAAAAGAAAGATTAGCTTTGGTGAGAAGAATTTCTCAGATCTATTGCCTCTTTTCAAAAAATTTCCTGCCGAAAAATATTTACTGCCATCTTCAGACGTTTTAAGTCCGGATATTGTAAAAACAATGGAGGCATCCAATGTAGAATGGACGAGAGCAATTATGTACAGAACCGTTTGCAGCGACCTTACCGACATCAACATAAAGGAATACGATATGTTGATTTTTTTCAGTCCGCAAGGAATTAAATCTTTACAGCAAAACTTTCCAGATTTCAAACAAGAAGATACCAAAATTGGAGTTTTTGGACCAACCACTTCTGCTGCGGCTGAAGAAGCAGGATTAAAAGTAGATTTAATGGCTCCTACAAAAGAAACACCTTCCATGACTATGGCATTGGAAAAATATATTAAAGCTTTACATAAATAA